A stretch of Microtus pennsylvanicus isolate mMicPen1 chromosome 5, mMicPen1.hap1, whole genome shotgun sequence DNA encodes these proteins:
- the Mki67 gene encoding proliferation marker protein Ki-67 isoform X4, with product MASSARLVTIKRSGDDGAHFPLTLSSCLFGRSIECDIRIQLPVVSKKHCKIEINDQQAILHNFSSTNPTQVNGATVDEPVQLKHGDIITIIDRSFRYENGNHEDGSRSTGFPGKSFGQEPVQQASRASFSDPDKSEGMSLKRRRVSFGGHLRPELFDENLPPNTPLKRGETPTKRKSLAPHTPSVLKKIIKERPQSPGKQESPGITLPSPNDQRRRSGRSAPASSGSESLPQTYTPKKASRKSGNLPAKRASISRSQHDILQMISSKRRSGASEANLIVAKSWADVVKLGTKQTQTKVVKHVPQKQASKRQRRPNTPKKPTSSLHNQFSTGHANSPCTIVIGRAQIEKVSMPARPYKMLNNLMLNQKIDFSEDLSGLTEMFKTPVKEKQQQMNDMGSILSNSENLPEKQFQVTNSGDKPLPFTSEILGENALSSTQNAAKEPSDKYSTSPTLRQRSIKNGNTVQTPENVQNITHLEKKTPGSVTEPLKTVSSVRKLRRSRELRHTLGESMNESTEADLDQGIIVRYLRKTSLQGQEVDRQVQDSEKCSQRFKESVELKEDPEKTSAMRSSARKQKPAKDLIGSQMVTQTAACAEELFNQEKGTTEKPEESMHKQSTPISDGQRATKQKADKVLCKTPQPTTNNTKTSTKPWHSTSGKKVDMKEEHSEQKKFAHTSGGTRHTPKVPELAHGGIKALKESENRMLDLTVTGSKKPVGKAKEKAQPMQDLTGFHELFLSPVPGDKTAKMSNKSPYPEFPELARTPASIKRLSKTGLGKGDVREELSTLGKRRKSPGRTSHTPIASELEENDTTAFVETPKQKLDFTENSAGSKRRSRTPKMRAQPLEDLDGFQELFQTPAGTSDPVTVGETTKVSLESLHLEPVRTPASTKRLSKAGFDKADEKEKLSTVGKQTKSPGRTSHTPTAPVLEENDTTALVETPKQKLDFTENSAGSKRRSRTPKMRAQPLEDLDGFQELFQTPAGTSDLVTVGETTKVSLESLQPAHIRTPASTKRLSKAGLDKADEREKLSTLGKQTKSPGRTSHTPTAPVLEENVTTALVETPKQKLDFTENSAGSKRRSRTPKMKVQPLEDLDGFQELFQTPAGTSDPVTVGETTKVSLESLQPAHIRTPASTKRLSKAGLDKADEREKLSTLGKRTKSPGRTSQTPTAPVLEENVTTAFVETPKQKLDFIENSAGSKRRSRTPKMRAQPLEDLDGFQELFQTPAGDSNLVTIGKITKVFLESPQPEPVRTPASTKRLSKAGLGNADMREELSTLGKRTKLPGRASRTPTSAGQQEKGIKEIMETSSKKLESLGNLTGSKKQSRTPKKEGQSLEDLPDCQELFQTPDPLVVGKTKRMSFNSPQPDPVITLRSIKRQSRASMGKMEVKEEFSESEKCQQIEKAIDTLQVSNDSNVIRAPKQSAKRKLDSAASLPSSKRLRRASKDKTPCLEDLSGFQQLFQTPGHSKDSLAIGETLKMPTKSPQSGPLRNHTSRKSLPKISLGKTDVTEELSALQKQLPGKAPTASVQMGEGIQAIRKTSKDKLETAVSVIEFTRQRRAPKVKALPLEDLDGIQELFQTPGHSTDPVIGNKRTSMSLRSPPQPGIVRTLQTSKRLAKTSLGKEHMREEISSVNMLGCAVGEIVHTSRLQEDDGRENKDLEESRILTLGPSVNLTGSKKQRGTHKKRSQSPEDIFDLQELFQTPASHKDSVTLHETTKMSLESSEHFRTPASTKRLSKAGLDKADEREELSALGKRTKSPGRTSHTPIAPVLEENDITALVETPKQKLDFTENSAGSKRRSRTPKMRAQPLEDLDGFQELFQTPAGTSDPVTVGETTKVSLESLQPAHIRTPASTKRLSKAGLGKVDEREKLSTLGKQTKSSGRTSHTPTGPVLEENVTTAFVETPKQKLDFTENSAGSKRRSRTPKMRAQPLEDLDGFQELFQTLAGASDPVTVGETTKVSLESLQAEPVRTPASTKRLSKTGFGKVDVREQLSPLNKQTCSAQEDMHVLRLSENDVTGTKDLKESAAQILNPAVSVTSSKRQQGACKKKSQFPEDLSGLQELFQTPGHDKDSLAGDKLTKMPHRSLPPEPINTSVTSQRQSRARRMKVHMKSELSGDRMLPQMSEEIMDISTVPECEDKGIRTRKQSVKRKLDTAVSVPSSKRQRVARAEKAQTLEDLTEFQELYQTPSLAVEPVIVDKATKMPSKSPEPVDTTSETQTGRRLRRVGVMKEPLAQRKTTRVLRETRNTYKEPVGDNKDVKEFKESSMQKQDPAVILTGRRRQPRTLKEKTQPLKELPSIQEETATRISCEFPQPEEKESSASSERQLRIQLCKGVKEEPTAQRKPRGRVTRNTLKEPMSDSGNVEELKESTKRKIDPVASVPVSKRPRRVPREKTQPLEVTGPIEPVQIPGHTEELASDERPTRVPCDSLQSEQADNLQTSLRRLRTRRGKIEVDQKPSVVKKTVPTSRQTTRSRKVPEIDDKDTQASKESGEQQLETVANVTGSRRQLRAHKNEVQPFEVLGDSKKLIQMSEHTEKLRHDTSTLKSTIQQMPDPIKPLRTSRRVLRASKEDTVETVEMSVDTRDPAESQSKSNTFLSPKRKSARGRGGPRTRGLCSVTPQQEAIDEKPAPKRQRAAPSKRHVSPEPVKMKHLRIMSSKTEPVEEQISNVMKTKEEVQVENSTPPDQKMPLPSRYRKKNSEKHPRPKVGASTEKDGMKTNEKTTKSSQETELQNTDDGAKKSTSRGKVSGKRTCLRSGGQSENPQPCAAEKTSETGAEILKTQKEKGVSGELDARSLRSRKTGATLDSEPNPKVTRGAKKDIKVPKKDEDIVYTTKLRTRSHKNS from the exons GAACCGGTGCAGCAAGCCTCAAGAGCTAGCTTCTCTGATCCTG ACAAGAGTGAGGGAATGTCTTTGAAGAGAAGACGTGTATCCTTTGGTGGTCATCTGAGACCCGAGTTATTTGATGAAAACTTGCCTCCTAATACACCACTCAAAAGAGGAGAAACACCGACCAAGAGGAAGTCACTTGCCCCTCACACTCCATCAGTCCTGAAGAAAATTATCAAG GAACGACCTCAGTCACCAGGGAAACAAGAGTCTCCTGGAATAACTCTACCAAGCCCAAATGATCAAAGACGCAGATCAGGCAGGAGTGCACCTGCTTCCAGTGGCAGCGAATCCTTACCTCAGACATACACTCCCAAGAAAGCAAGCAGGAAGAGTGGCAACCTGCCTGCCAAGAGAGCATCTATCAGCAGAAGTCAGCATGACATTTTACAGATGATCTCCTCCAAAAGAAGGAGTGGTGCTTCTGAAGCCAACTTGATTG tTGCAAAATCATGGGCAGATGTTGTAAAACTTGGTACgaaacaaacacagacaaaagTTGTAAAACATGTTCCTCAAAAGCAGGCGAGCAAAAGACAAAGAAGACCTAACACTCCCAAG AAACCTACAAGCAGCCTTCACAATCAGTTTAGCACAGGCCATGCAAACTCTCCCTGTACCATTGTAATAGGAAGAGCTCAGATTGAAAAAGTAAGCATGCCTGCTCGGCCCTACAAAATGCTGAACAACTTGATGTTAAACCAAAAAATTGACTTCAGTGAAGATCTGTCAG GACTAACTGAAATGTTCAAGACTCCAGtgaaggagaagcagcagcagatgAATGACATGGGCTCCATTCTCTCCAATTCAGAGAATTTACCCGAAAAACAGTTTCAAGTAACGAAttcaggagacaaacctctgccTTTCACCTCAGAAATTTTGG GAGAAAATGCGCTctccagcactcagaatgcagCAAAGGAACCGTCTGATAAATATTCTACAAGTCCTACTTTAAGACAGAGAAGCATCAAAAATGGAAACACTGTGCAAACTCCTGAGAATGTCCAAAACATTACTCACCTTGAAAAGAAGACTCCAGGCTCTGTGACAGAGCCTCTGAAGACAGTATCCAGTGTGAGGAAGTTACGAAGGTCTAGAGAACTCAGACATACACTTGGAGAAAGTATGAATGAAAGCACAGAGGCAGACCTTGACCAGGGCATCATAGTAAGATACTTAAGGAAGACGTCACTGCAAGGACAAGAAGTGGATCGACAGGTACAGGACAGTGAAAAGTGTTCACAAAGATTCAAGGAAAGTGTTGAATTAAAAGAAGATCCAGAAAAAACATCAGCTATGAGATCAAGTGccaggaagcagaagccagcGAAAGACTTAATAGGAAGTCAGATGGTCACTCAAACAGCAGCCTGTGCTGAGGAACTATTTAATCAAGAAAAGGGAACCACAGAAAAACCAGAGGAATCCATGCACAAACAAAGTACACCAATAAGTGATGGTCAAAGAGCTACAAAACAGAAAGCGGACAAAGTCCTTTGCAAAACCCCACAACCTACAACAAATAACACCAAAACAAGCACAAAACCATGGCACAGCACATCTGGGAAGAAAGTAGACATGAAGGAAGAACACTCTGAACAAAAGAAGTTTGCGCACACGTCAGGAGGAACCAGGCATACTCCCAAAGTTCCAGAACTTGCACATGGGGGAATTAAAGCTTTGAAAGAATCTGAAAATCGAATGCTGGACCTGACTGTAACTGGTAGCAAGAAGCCGGTAGGAAAAGCTAAAGAGAAGGCTCAGCCCATGCAAGACCTGACTGGTTTCCATGAACTCTTTCTATCACCGGTCCCTGGTGACAAAACCGCAAAAATGTCCAATAAATCACCATATCCAGAATTTCCAGAACTGGCCAGAACCCCAGCAAGCATTAAGAGACTGTCTAAGACAGGTCTTGGTAAGGGGGATGTGAGAGAAGAACTTTCAACACTTGGGAAACGAAGAAAGTCTCCAGGCAGAACCTCACACACACCCATAGCATCAGAGCTAGAAGAGAATGATACGACAGCCTTTGTGGAAACTCCAAAGCAGAAACTGGATTTCACAGAGAATTCAGCAGGATCTAAGAGAAGGTCACGGACACCTAAGATGAGGGCTCAACCCCTAGAAGACCTGGATGGCTTCCAAGAACTCTTCCAAACTCCAGCTGGTACCAGTGACCCAGTAACTGTTGGGGAAACTACAAAGGTATCTTTGGAATCTCTACACCTGGAACCAGTCAGAACCCCAGCAAGCACAAAGAGACTATCCAAGGCAGGTTTTGATAAGGCGGATGAGAAAGAAAAGCTTTCAACagttggaaaacaaacaaagtcGCCAGGCAGAacctcacacacacctacagCACCAGTGCTCGAAGAGAATGATACCACAGCCCTTGTGGAAACTCCAAAGCAGAAACTGGATTTCACAGAGAATTCAGCAGGATCTAAGAGAAGGTCACGGACACCTAAGATGAGGGCTCAACCCCTAGAAGACCTGGATGGCTTCCAAGAACTCTTCCAAACTCCAGCTGGTACCAGTGACCTAGTAACTGTTGGGGAAACTACAAAGGTATCTTTGGAATCTCTACAACCAGCACATATCAGAACCCCAGCAAGCACAAAGAGACTGTCCAAGGCAGGTCTTGATAAGGCGGATGAGAGAGAAAAGCTTTCAacacttggaaaacaaacaaagtcGCCAGGCAGAacctcacacacacctacagCACCAGTGCTCGAAGAGAATGTTACCACAGCCCTTGTGGAAACTCCAAAGCAGAAACTGGATTTCACAGAGAATTCAGCAGGATCTAAGAGAAGGTCACGGACACCTAAGATGAAGGTTCAACCCCTAGAAGACCTGGATGGCTTCCAAGAACTCTTCCAAACTCCAGCTGGTACCAGTGACCCAGTAACTGTTGGGGAAACTACAAAGGTGTCTTTGGAATCTCTACAACCAGCACATATCAGAACCCCAGCAAGCACAAAGAGACTGTCCAAGGCAGGTCTTGATAAGGCAGATGAGAGAGAAAAGCTTTCAACACTTGGAAAACGAACAAAGTCGCCAGGCAGAACCTCACAGACACCTACAGCACCAGTGCTCGAAGAGAACGTTACCACAGCCTTTGTGGAAACTCCAAAGCAGAAACTGGATTTCATAGAGAATTCAGCAGGATCTAAGAGAAGGTCACGGACACCTAAGATGAGGGCTCAACCCCTAGAAGACCTGGATGGCTTCCAAGAACTCTTCCAAACTCCAGCTGGTGACAGTAACCTAGTGACTATTGGCAAAATTACAAAGGTGTTTTTGGAATCTCCACAGCCAGAACCAGTCAGAACCCCAGCAAGCACAAAGAGACTGTCCAAGGCAGGTCTTGGTAACGCGGATATGAGAGAAGAACTTTCAACACTTGGAAAACGAACAAAGTTGCCAGGCAGAGCCTCACGCACACCCACATCAGCAGGACAGcaggaaaaaggaataaaagaaattatggaaACTTCAAGTAAGAAACTGGAGTCTTTAGGAAATTTAACAGGGTCTAAGAAACAGTCTAGAACACCTAAGAAAGAGGGCCAATCTCTAGAAGACCTTCCTGATTGCCAGGAGCTCTTCCAAACACCAGACCCATTGGTTGTTGGCAAAACCAAAAGAATGTCCTTTAATTCTCCACAACCAGATCCTGTCATAACCCTAAGAAGCATAAAGAGACAGTCCAGGGCAAGTATGGGTAAAATGGAAGTGAAAGAAGAATTTTCAGAATCAGAGAAATGCCAACAAATAGAAAAGGCCATAGACACACTCCAAGTATCAAATGATAGCAATGTCATTAGAGCACCGAAGCAATCTGCAAAGCGGAAACTGGATTCAGCAGCTAGTTTGCCTAGCAGCAAGAGGCTACGACGTGCATCTAAGGATAAGACACCATGCCTGGAAGACCTGAGTGGTTTCCAACAGCTTTTCCAAACACCAGGCCATTCTAAGGATTCACTGGCTATTGGTGAAACTTTAAAAATGCCCACCAAATCTCCACAGTCAGGACCACTTAGAAACCACACCAGCAGAAAGAGTCTGCCCAAGATCAGTCTCGGGAAAACAGATGTGACAGAAGAACTTTCAGCTCTCCAGAAGCAGTTACCAGGCAAAGCCCCCACAGCATCAGTACAAATGGGTGAAGGAATACAAGCAATTAGGAAGACTTCAAAGGATAAACTAGAGACTGCAGTAAGTGTAATTGAGTTTACAAGACAGAGAAGAGCACCTAAGGTAAAAGCTCTACCTCTGGAAGACCTTGATGGCATTCAAGAACTCTTCCAAACACCAGGCCACAGCACTGATCCAGTAATTGGTAACAAAAGAACAAGTATGTCCTTGAGATCTCCACCACAACCAGGGATTGTTAGAACCTTACAAACATCAAAGAGACTAGCCAAGACAAGTCTTGGAAAAGAGCATATGAGAGAAGAGATCTCCTCAGTGAATATGCTTGGATGTGCTGTAGGGGAGATTGTACACACATCCagacttcaagaagatgatgggagAGAGAACAAGGATCTGGAGGAATCCAGAATTCTCACACTAGGCCCATCAGTAAATTTAACTGgcagcaagaagcagagagggacacATAAGAAAAGGTCTCAGTCCCCAGAAGACATATTTGATCTTCAGGAACTCTTTCAAACACCAGCTAGTCATAAAGACTCAGTGACTCTTCATGAAACTACAAAAATGTCTTTGGAATCTTCAGAACATTTCAGAACCCCAGCAAGCACAAAGAGACTGTCCAAGGCAGGTCTTGATAAGGCGGATGAGAGAGAAGAgctttcagcacttgggaaacgaACAAAGTCTCCAGGCAGAACCTCACACACACCCATAGCACCAGTGCTCGAAGAGAATGATATTACAGCCCTTGTGGAAACTCCAAAGCAGAAACTGGATTTCACAGAGAATTCAGCAGGATCTAAGAGAAGGTCACGGACACCTAAGATGAGGGCTCAACCCCTAGAAGACCTGGATGGCTTCCAAGAACTCTTCCAAACTCCAGCTGGTACCAGTGACCCAGTAACTGTTGGGGAAACTACAAAGGTATCTTTGGAATCTCTACAACCAGCACATATCAGAACCCCAGCAAGCACAAAGAGACTGTCCAAAGCAGGTCTTGGTAAGGTGGATGAGAGAGAAAAGCTTTCAacacttggaaaacaaacaaagtcATCAGGCAGAACCTCACATACACCCACAGGACCAGTGCTTGAAGAGAATGTTACCACAGCCTTTGTGGAAACTCCAAAGCAGAAACTGGATTTCACAGAGAATTCAGCAGGATCTAAGAGAAGGTCACGGACACCTAAGATGAGGGCTCAACCCCTAGAAGACCTGGATGGCTTCCAAGAACTCTTCCAAACTCTAGCTGGTGCCAGTGACCCAGTAACTGTTGGGGAAACTACAAAGGTGTCTTTGGAATCTCTACAAGCAGAGCCAGTCAGAACCCCAGCAAGTACAAAGAGACTGTCCAAGACAGGTTTTGGTAAGGTGGATGTGAGAGAACAACTCTCTCCGCTGAATAAACAAACGTGTTCAGCACAGGAAGACATGCATGTACTCAGACTTTCAGAAAATGATGTCACAGGAACCAAAGATTTAAAGGAATCTGCAGCTCAGATATTAAACCCAGCAGTGAGTGTAACTAGCAGCAAGAGACAGCAAGGGGCATGTAAGAAAAAGTCCCAGTTCCCAGAAGACCTCTCTGGTCTCCAGGAGCTCTTCCAAACACCAGGCCATGACAAGGATTCATTGGCAGGTGATAAGCTCACAAAAATGCCCCACAGATCTCTGCCACCAGAGCCAATAAACACTTCAGTAACCTCACAGAGACAGTCCAGAGCTAGACGGATGAAAGTTCACATGAAAAGTGAACTCTCAGGAGACAGAATGCTTCCGCAAATGTCAGAGGAAATCATGGACATATCTACAGTACCTGAATGTGAAGACAAGGGCATTAGAACAAGGAAGCAATCTGTAAAACGGAAGTTGGACACAGCAGTCAGTGTGCCCAGCAGCAAGAGACAACGAGTTGCAAGAGCAGAAAAGGCACAGACCCTAGAGGATCTGACTGAGTTCCAAGAGCTCTACCAAACTCCAAGCTTGGCAGTGGAGCCAGTGATTGTTGACAAAGCCACAAAGATGCCCAGCAAATCTCCAGAGCCTGTGGACACAACTTCAGAaacacagacaggaagaagaCTCAGGAGAGTGGGTGTGATGAAAGAGCCTCTAGCACAAAGAAAGACTACAAGAGTGTTGCGGGAAACCAGAAACACATACAAAGAGCCTGTGGGTGACAACAAAGATGTCAAAGAGTTTAAGGAATCTTCAATGCAGAAACAAGACCCAGCTGTAATTTTAACCGGTAGGAGGAGGCAACCAAGGACACTTAAGGAGAAGACCCAACCCTTGAAGGAGCTGCCCAGCATCCAAGAGGAAACAGCCACAAGAATATCTTGTGAATTTCCACaaccagaagaaaaggaaagctcAGCATCCTCAGAGAGGCAGCTCAGAATACAACTGTGCAAAGGTGTGAAAGAAGAGCCCACAGCTCAGAGAAAGCCACGAGGCAGGGTAACCAGGAATACACTCAAAGAGCCCATGAGTGATAGTGGAAATGTTGAAGAGCTTAAGGAGTCTACAAAGCGGAAGATTGACCCAGTAGCAAGTGTGCCTGTCAGCAAGAGGCCACGGAGGGTACCCAGGGAAAAGACACAACCCCTGGAAGTCACTGGACCCATAGAACCAGTCCAAATTCCAGGTCACACTGAGGAATTAGCAAGTGATGAAAGACCCACAAGGGTACCCTGTGATTCTCTACAATCAGAGCAAGCAGACAACCTCCAGACCTCACTAAGACGTCTTAGAACAAGACGCGGGAAAATAGAGGTGGACCAAAAACCTTCAGTAGTGAAGAAGACAGTGCCAACATCAAGGCAAACTACACGATCCCGCAAGGTCCCTGAAATTGATGACAAAGACACCCAAGCTTCAAAAGAGTCTGGAGAGCAGCAATTAGAAACAGTTGCCAATGTAACTGGCAGCAGGAGGCAGCTAAGGGCACATAAAAATGAGGTCCAACCTTTTGAAGTCCTGGGTGACTccaaaaaattaattcaaatgtCAGAGCACACTGAGAAACTAAGGCATGACACCAGTACCCTTAAGAGCACGATACAGCAAATGCCAGACCCCATAAAACCTCTGAGAACAAGCAGGAGAGTGCTAAGGGCCTCTAAAGAGGACACTGTGGAAACTGTGGAAATGTCGGTGGACACCAGAGACCCTGCAGAATcacaaagcaaaagcaacacTTTTCTGTCCCCCAAGAGGAAGTCTGCAAGAGGTAGAGGCGGTCCAAGAACCAGGGGGTTGTGCTCTGTGACTCCACAGCAGGAAGCAATAGATGAGAAACCTGCACCTAAGAGACAGAGGGCTGCTCCCAGCAAGAGGCACGTGTCACCTGAGCCTGTGAAGATGAAACACCTGAGAATCATGTCAAGCAAAACTGaaccagtggaagagcagattaGCAATGTcatgaaaacaaaagaggaagtCCAAGTAGAAAACTCAACCCCTCCAGATCAG